In uncultured Desulfuromusa sp., a genomic segment contains:
- a CDS encoding PilT/PilU family type 4a pilus ATPase translates to MDSKILNQILEIAFAKRVSDVHFEVDSPPFFRAHGQLLRSKLASLTPQDTEFIAATIMKNNNRELPDDFTEFDASYSLANSGRFRVSIFKQRGHIGIVMRVIPPEIGSFSDLKLPAVLSEIVKAPNGLVLVTGPTGNGKSTTLASMINYINEKFAYNIITIEDPIEFLFSSVKSCVIQREVGIDTADFGSALKASLRMDPDVIMVGELRDVETIDACIKASETGHLVFSTLHTQNAASTINRILGNFPPDSQKIIRQRLADILVATISLRLVESKDGEKLLPVVEVMRTTTTIQACIRDGNLNDIESHIEKGTAQYQMQSMDQHLIQLCNKGLISMREAKRVSNSMDLERKLTFT, encoded by the coding sequence TGAAGTAGACAGTCCCCCTTTTTTCAGAGCTCATGGACAACTGTTGCGATCAAAACTGGCCAGCCTGACACCTCAAGATACTGAATTTATTGCCGCAACAATCATGAAAAACAATAACCGTGAACTGCCGGATGATTTCACGGAATTTGACGCTTCCTACTCATTAGCAAACAGTGGCCGGTTCCGTGTCAGTATTTTTAAGCAGCGAGGTCACATCGGTATTGTTATGCGCGTTATCCCGCCTGAAATCGGGAGTTTCAGTGATCTGAAATTACCGGCGGTCCTCAGTGAAATCGTAAAGGCACCCAACGGTCTGGTTTTAGTGACCGGACCGACAGGAAATGGGAAATCAACGACACTGGCTTCGATGATTAACTATATCAACGAAAAATTTGCCTACAATATTATTACCATTGAAGATCCCATTGAATTTCTATTTTCATCCGTCAAGAGCTGTGTCATTCAAAGAGAAGTCGGGATTGACACTGCAGATTTTGGTTCTGCGCTGAAGGCTTCTTTACGTATGGACCCTGATGTCATCATGGTTGGAGAGTTGAGAGACGTAGAAACAATTGATGCCTGTATCAAAGCTTCAGAAACTGGACACCTGGTTTTTTCTACCCTGCACACTCAGAATGCAGCTTCAACGATCAATCGGATTCTGGGAAACTTCCCACCGGATTCGCAGAAGATCATCCGCCAACGACTGGCAGATATTTTAGTCGCCACAATTTCTCTTCGGCTGGTAGAATCAAAAGATGGGGAGAAACTCCTTCCCGTTGTCGAGGTCATGCGCACAACAACAACAATTCAGGCTTGCATCCGCGACGGAAATCTTAACGATATTGAAAGCCATATTGAAAAAGGAACGGCTCAGTACCAGATGCAGTCAATGGATCAACACCTGATCCAACTCTGTAATAAAGGGTTGATTTCTATGAGAGAAGCAAAGCGGGTTTCGAATTCTATGGATCTGGAACGGAAATTGACTTTCACTTAA
- a CDS encoding phosphagen kinase produces MTWDFSSFPRFSSNCTSLLRRHLSKGVFDSLKDKKTSNGFTLFQAINSGVVNQDSAVGVYAGDAESFDLFSSLFNPIIADYHGFSSKDTHRSDLDPGKLSISNPDPEGAFILSTRIRVGRNLAEMPLGPAISKDQRKDIETLVADSLLCLEDDLAGTYYPLTGMEENIQRQLIADHFLFKAGDRFLDAAGLNRDWPEARGIFHNQEKTFLVWVNEEDQLRIISMQQGGDIQAVFERLIVAVEKIEETVPFLVDPRFGYLTSCPTNLGTAMRASVHIRLPKLAMDRSALKAITDKHHLQIRGIHGEHSESESGIFDVSNRRRLGVTEVECVRDMYAGVVALINKEKE; encoded by the coding sequence ATGACTTGGGATTTTTCCTCTTTTCCCCGATTCAGCAGCAACTGCACTTCTTTATTGCGTCGTCATTTGTCAAAAGGGGTATTTGATAGCTTAAAAGATAAAAAAACGAGTAACGGCTTTACTCTCTTCCAGGCAATCAACTCCGGGGTTGTAAACCAGGACAGTGCTGTTGGCGTCTACGCCGGTGATGCAGAGTCTTTTGATCTTTTTTCTTCTTTGTTTAATCCGATTATTGCAGATTATCACGGTTTTTCCTCGAAAGACACCCATCGAAGTGATCTGGATCCTGGAAAACTGTCCATCTCAAATCCTGATCCTGAAGGTGCTTTTATTCTTTCAACTCGAATCAGGGTTGGGAGAAATCTTGCTGAAATGCCTTTAGGTCCTGCCATCAGCAAAGATCAGAGAAAGGACATTGAGACTCTTGTTGCAGACTCTTTACTGTGCTTGGAAGACGATCTGGCAGGAACCTACTATCCTCTGACGGGTATGGAAGAAAACATACAGCGGCAGCTCATAGCAGACCACTTTCTGTTTAAGGCCGGTGATCGTTTTCTGGATGCGGCAGGTTTAAATCGGGACTGGCCGGAAGCTCGTGGAATCTTTCACAATCAAGAAAAAACATTTCTCGTCTGGGTGAATGAAGAAGATCAGCTACGTATCATTTCAATGCAGCAGGGTGGTGATATTCAAGCCGTTTTTGAGCGTTTGATTGTAGCTGTTGAGAAGATCGAAGAAACCGTTCCTTTCCTGGTTGATCCTCGATTTGGTTACCTTACAAGTTGTCCTACCAATCTGGGAACGGCAATGCGTGCCAGCGTCCATATTCGCCTGCCTAAACTCGCTATGGACCGGTCAGCACTCAAAGCAATTACTGACAAGCATCACTTGCAGATACGCGGTATTCATGGGGAGCATTCAGAGAGTGAGAGTGGCATTTTTGATGTCAGCAACCGAAGACGTTTAGGGGTAACAGAGGTTGAATGCGTGCGGGATATGTATGCTGGGGTTGTGGCTCTTATTAATAAAGAGAAAGAATGA